A DNA window from Litorivicinus lipolyticus contains the following coding sequences:
- a CDS encoding NUDIX hydrolase — translation MSAPRDRVFVAVYVFLQRDGQVLALKRANTGYMDGYWCPPAGGVDEGESASVCAVRECAEEVGVDIDPSSLTLVHTLHRKTDQRRVIDLFYRADFTGQPINAEPHKCDQIAWVDLATFADWMPYIAPAMGAAAEGVIYSESGFSGDA, via the coding sequence ATGAGCGCACCGCGCGATCGCGTGTTTGTAGCGGTCTATGTGTTTTTGCAACGTGATGGTCAAGTGTTGGCGCTCAAACGCGCCAACACCGGTTACATGGACGGGTACTGGTGCCCGCCGGCCGGTGGCGTCGACGAGGGTGAATCGGCCTCGGTTTGTGCGGTTCGTGAATGCGCCGAAGAAGTCGGCGTCGACATTGATCCGTCCAGCCTAACGCTGGTCCATACCCTGCACCGCAAAACCGATCAGCGCCGCGTGATTGACCTGTTTTATCGGGCCGACTTCACTGGCCAACCCATCAACGCGGAGCCGCACAAGTGCGATCAAATTGCCTGGGTTGACCTGGCGACCTTTGCCGACTGGATGCCCTACATCGCGCCGGCGATGGGCGCGGCCGCCGAGGGTGTTATCTACTCGGAATCGGGCTTTAGCGGCGACGCATAA
- a CDS encoding thiamine diphosphokinase, whose product MTFDRPVLLLGNAPINAALARWVGDWSGPIVCADGGVRHLPPGRHIIVVGDMDSYQGPASTRLHDPDQDSTDFDKCLACVRAPELIGVGFLGGRWDHSLAALSSLAQARDPIRLIDHENSIVLVDGDYQGRHRIGDTLGVIPMQRCQFSASHGLAYPLDGVVLELGVWVGSSNRITDAHVSIRGQGRYWLSYASPLKPDSE is encoded by the coding sequence ATGACTTTCGATCGACCGGTTCTTTTACTCGGCAACGCGCCCATTAACGCCGCCCTGGCGCGCTGGGTTGGCGATTGGTCCGGCCCCATTGTGTGCGCCGACGGCGGCGTGCGTCACCTGCCGCCGGGCCGGCACATCATCGTCGTCGGTGACATGGACTCTTACCAAGGGCCGGCGAGCACACGACTCCACGACCCCGACCAAGACAGTACCGACTTTGATAAGTGCTTAGCCTGCGTGCGGGCGCCGGAACTGATCGGCGTTGGCTTTTTGGGCGGGCGCTGGGATCACAGTTTGGCGGCGTTATCGTCGCTGGCCCAGGCACGGGATCCGATTCGATTGATCGACCATGAAAATTCGATTGTGCTGGTTGACGGCGACTATCAGGGCCGCCACCGGATCGGCGACACCCTCGGCGTAATCCCGATGCAGCGCTGTCAGTTCAGCGCCAGCCACGGCCTTGCGTATCCGCTGGACGGCGTGGTTTTGGAGTTGGGGGTGTGGGTCGGATCCAGTAACCGCATTACCGACGCCCACGTCAGCATCCGCGGCCAAGGCCGTTACTGGCTCAGTTATGCGTCGCCGCTAAAGCCCGATTCCGAGTAG
- a CDS encoding HdaA/DnaA family protein, with product MRQQTLNAWPDPATRFEAFEPGPNSAVVAAVAAGDSLWVHGPVGSGKSHLAHAGVAERGGFYLSLADDQLTPDVLEGLDQFTAVVLDDIDSVVGDANWEHALFALWNGCLDQGHRLWVFSAEPVDGLDWAIADLRSRAGQLPQYALRPLSDDDLIGLLRRRAAVLDLRLGEDVIAYVMRRHGRSTKQLVGLLNQIERASLRDQRVVTVPFVRTLLGDRSDAQD from the coding sequence GTGAGGCAGCAAACGCTCAACGCCTGGCCGGATCCCGCGACCCGATTCGAGGCCTTTGAGCCAGGCCCAAACAGCGCCGTGGTGGCAGCGGTGGCGGCCGGCGATAGCCTGTGGGTGCACGGTCCTGTCGGTTCGGGTAAGTCGCACTTGGCGCATGCGGGGGTGGCCGAGCGCGGCGGGTTTTACCTGTCGCTGGCGGACGATCAGCTGACCCCGGATGTATTGGAGGGGCTGGATCAATTTACCGCGGTCGTGCTGGACGATATCGACAGCGTGGTCGGGGATGCCAACTGGGAGCACGCGTTGTTTGCGCTGTGGAATGGCTGTCTGGACCAGGGCCATCGGCTGTGGGTGTTCAGCGCCGAGCCGGTCGACGGTTTGGACTGGGCGATTGCGGATTTACGTTCGCGTGCGGGCCAGTTGCCACAGTACGCTCTGCGACCGCTGTCCGATGACGACCTGATTGGGTTGCTGCGCCGGCGTGCGGCGGTGTTGGATTTGCGTCTGGGAGAGGACGTGATTGCCTATGTGATGCGCCGCCACGGTCGCTCGACTAAACAGCTAGTTGGTTTGCTTAATCAGATCGAGCGGGCGTCGCTGCGCGATCAGCGCGTCGTCACCGTGCCCTTTGTCCGAACCTTGCTGGGCGATCGTTCCGACGCCCAAGACTGA
- the recA gene encoding recombinase RecA: MSDNRNKALDAALGQIERQFGKGAIMRMGDAPIESIPAISTGSLGLDIALGIGGLPVGRIVEIYGPESSGKTTLTLQAIAECQKAGGTAAFIDAEHALDPEYAQKLGVNVKELLVSQPDTGEQALEIADMLVRSGGVDLLVIDSVAALTPRAEIEGDMGDSHVGLQARLMSQALRKITGNIKRSNCMVIFINQIRMKIGVMFGSPETTTGGNALKFYASVRLDIRRIGAIKDGDEVVGNETRVKVVKNKVSPPFRQAEFQIIYGKGIYRMGEVIDWGVKEGLVDKAGAWYSYNGDRIGQGKANACRFLEENQSMAQEIEGELRRRLLSGPTPEVDQADEVPEDESAV, translated from the coding sequence ATGAGCGATAACCGCAACAAAGCCCTAGACGCCGCCCTTGGACAAATCGAACGCCAGTTTGGCAAAGGCGCCATTATGCGCATGGGCGATGCGCCCATTGAATCGATTCCGGCCATTTCGACCGGTTCCTTGGGGCTGGATATTGCACTGGGCATAGGCGGTTTGCCGGTCGGTCGTATCGTTGAAATTTACGGCCCTGAAAGCTCAGGTAAAACCACACTGACATTGCAGGCGATCGCCGAATGCCAGAAAGCGGGCGGCACCGCGGCCTTTATCGACGCCGAGCACGCGCTGGACCCTGAATACGCCCAAAAACTGGGTGTTAACGTCAAAGAACTGCTGGTGTCGCAGCCGGATACCGGTGAACAGGCGCTGGAAATTGCTGACATGCTGGTGCGCTCCGGTGGTGTTGACCTGTTGGTCATCGACTCGGTGGCGGCGTTGACGCCGCGTGCGGAAATTGAAGGCGACATGGGCGACAGCCACGTCGGTTTGCAGGCCCGCTTAATGAGCCAAGCGCTGCGTAAAATAACCGGCAACATTAAACGTTCGAACTGCATGGTGATTTTCATCAACCAGATTCGAATGAAAATTGGTGTCATGTTCGGCAGCCCTGAAACCACCACCGGTGGTAACGCCTTGAAGTTTTACGCCTCGGTGCGTTTGGACATCCGCCGCATTGGCGCGATCAAAGATGGCGACGAAGTGGTCGGTAATGAAACCCGCGTCAAAGTGGTCAAGAACAAGGTTTCGCCGCCGTTCCGTCAGGCTGAGTTCCAGATCATTTACGGCAAGGGCATCTACCGCATGGGCGAAGTCATTGACTGGGGTGTCAAGGAAGGTCTGGTCGACAAGGCGGGCGCTTGGTACAGCTACAACGGTGACCGGATTGGTCAAGGCAAAGCCAACGCCTGCCGTTTCTTGGAAGAAAACCAGAGCATGGCCCAGGAAATCGAAGGTGAATTACGCCGTCGTTTGCTGAGCGGCCCGACGCCAGAGGTCGACCAGGCCGATGAGGTTCCCGAAGACGAAAGTGCTGTCTAG